From Oryza sativa Japonica Group chromosome 4, ASM3414082v1, one genomic window encodes:
- the LOC136356237 gene encoding probable L-type lectin-domain containing receptor kinase S.5, with amino-acid sequence MKLPSSILCLSLLASTSLQILGSTCSCLHFNFPNFDTTSVDDFSFSPGSGIANGSLQITLSTGNITNQSGRVCYTRETLRLWDSKKRTVASFRTEFVLNILPNQQQNETGEGLAFILTSNLSSPRGSSGQWLGIANEQTDGSPANRIVAVEFDTRKSYDEDLDSNHVGLDVNGIRSVVQYPLSNVSIFLSSGFDLFVSISYKSRFRLLIVEAMQLSTRGLHVVVQAWPIDLSRYLSEEIYVGFAGSTGEFTELNQIKSWKFITAGDFDSKAVRQEWTGHR; translated from the coding sequence ATGAAACTTCCCAGTAGCATCCTCTGCCTCTCTCTGCTAGCTTCAACATCTCTTCAGATCCTAGGCAGCACCTGCAGTTGCTTGCACTTCAATTTCCCCAACTTTGACACAACCAGCGTGGATGATTTCAGCTTCAGCCCAGGCTCAGGGATCGCCAATGGATCCCTGCAGATCACACTAAGCACCGGGAACATCACTAACCAATCCGGGAGAGTATGCTACACTAGGGAGACACTCAGACTGTGGGATAGCAAGAAGAGAACAGTAGCATCCTTCAGGACAGAGTTTGTGCTGAACATCCTCCCAAACCAGCAGCAGAACGAGACCGGTGAAGGCCTAGCCTTCATCCTCACCAGCAACCTCTCGTCGCCTCGCGGCAGCAGCGGCCAGTGGCTCGGCATCGCCAACGAGCAGACTGACGGGTCGCCGGCAAACCGGATTGTGGCCGTGGAATTCGACACGAGGAAGAGCTACGACGAGGATCTTGACAGCAACCATGTCGGGCTCGACGTCAACGGCATCAGATCCGTCGTGCAGTATCCACTCAGTAACGTTTCTATCTTCCTCTCGAGTGGTTTCGATTTGTTCGTCAGTATCAGCTACAAAAGCAGGTTTCGATTGTTGATAGTAGAAGCGATGCAGTTGAGTACCAGAGGGCTGCATGTTGTTGTTCAGGCTTGGCCCATTGATCTATCACGCTATCTTTCGGAGGAGATATATGTGGGGTTTGCGGGTTCAACCGGGGAATTCACTGAACTGAACCAGATCAAATCTTGGAAGTTCATCACGGCTGGCGACTTCGACAGTAAGGCAGTCAGGCAGGAGTGGACAGGTCACAGGTGA
- the LOC9272700 gene encoding probable protein phosphatase 2C 43: MWPWLERIASACWDRVRRYALTRRDEEDGSGSGGDADDLLLWSRDLVRHAAGEFSFAVVQANDVLEDHSQVETGAAATFIGVYDGHGGAEASRFISNHLAAHLVRLAQERGTISEDIVRNAFSATEEGFLSLVRRTHLIKPSIASIGSCCLVGIIWKGTLYLANLGDSRAVVGCLTGSNKIVAEQLTRDHNASMEEVRQELRSLHPDDSQIVVLKNGVWRIKGIIQVSRSIGDAYLKKQEFALDPSMTRFHLSEPLRRPVLTSEPSIYTRVLHSQDSFFIFASDGLWEHLTNQQAVEIVHNNPREGIARRLVKAALKEAARKREMKYNDIKKLEKGVRRFFHDDITVVVVFIDHELLQDGDESTPEISVRGFVDSGGPSSFSGLNGIS; the protein is encoded by the exons ATGTGGCCGTGGCTGGAGAGGATTGCGTCCGCGTGCTGGGACCGGGTCCGGAGGTACGCGCTTACGAGGAGGGATGAGGAagacggcagcggcagcggcggcgacgccgacgacctGCTGCTGTGGTCGCGGGACCTCGTGCGCCACGCGGCGGGCGAGTTCTCCTTCGCCGTGGTGCAGGCGAACGACGTGCTCGAGGACCACAGCCAGGTCGAgactggcgccgccgccaccttcatcGGCGTCTAcgacggccacggcggcgcggaggcttCCCGATTCATCTCCAACCACCTTGCCGCGCACCTCGTCC GTCTGGCTCAAGAGCGTGGAACAATTTCGGAGGATATTGTTCGAAATGCCTTTTCTGCTACAGAGGAAGGCTTCTTGTCACTTGTGCGCAGGACACATTTAATAAAGCCTTCTATTGCCTCTATTGGGTCTTGCTGTCTAGTAGGTATCATATGGAAAGGAACACTCTACCTGGCCAATCTTGGAGATTCTCGGGCAGTTGTTGGTTGTTTAACCGGGTCAAACAAAATTGTTGCTGAGCAGCTAACAAGAGACCACAATGCAAGCATGGAAGAAGTGAGGCAGGAACTTCGATCCCTTCATCCCGACGATTCGCAAATTGTTGTTCTTAAGAATGGTGTATGGCGCATCAAAGGCATAATACAG GTTTCAAGGTCTATAGGTGATGCATACTTGAAGAAGCAAGAATTCGCTCTTGATCCATCTATGACCCGTTTCCACCTTTCTGAGCCTCTACGACGGCCTGTTCTAACATCAGAGCCGTCTATATATACGAGAGTTCTTCATTCACAAGATAGTTTCTTTATCTTCGCATCGGATGGATTATGGGAGCACTTGACAAACCAGCAAGCAGTTGAAATTGTCCACAACAATCCACGAGAA GGTATTGCAAGGAGGTTAGTAAAAGCAGCTTTGAAAGAAGCTGCCCGGAAGAGGGAAATGAAGTACAATGATATCAAGAAACTTGAGAAAGGAGTACGCCGCTTCTTCCATGATGACATCACGGTTGTGGTTGTTTTCATTGATCATGAGCTCCTACAAGATGGGGATGAGTCTACTCCTGAAATTTCAGTTCGCGGATTTGTTGACTCAGGGGGGCCCTCGAGCTTTTCAGGGTTAAATGGCATTTCTTGA
- the LOC9268164 gene encoding putative E3 ubiquitin-protein ligase LIN-2 has protein sequence MAPPPSSLLRDLLAADGFRNRRKPPDSNPPAAPRTTSMPLQHRRPSRPARSQSDVLTRSRLRETNNVGTSDGDGVDAGEEQRTATRRSSASLMSARSYNNNKDSGGGAMRGGSAAAVPALDESVLTALISLVAGAVKRFVRDEGFRASLRGGCMSCLGGESNHRAVLDLRVIVHTVERAASEGLDDPRDLKRASLRLHAMASLDAKEADAVSAAGVPYQRLAACAHLYMSVISKLQEKDHSSAVHVLEAFCLAPHEARTSLLPALWDRLFRSGLSHLKAWRDRESATAASSDTRVKDVEKMFVEAVDDGTRALACYYRDWLLGRSQAMSLPVVPAPPSTVLASALRFSTSTSYDIGSDVACSSGSYSPAVKFALDETPSQYDREIEEEEEAEVDEKTADAESVFHECDGTEPKSYTHSLQTEENELMPDKLANEASERKSEDERSRQPDESTSYVPISDITAIDLPTLEFCEGPDLQSDTDGSQISIFATIPSDFLCPLTRQIFNRPVTIETGQTFERHAIVQWFDKGIRMCPITGQELESLSIPDINRVLKRLIDNWKSEHCKTLNSESTCPEKELTATFVENVLSSECETSEKLEKARRLMAIGGIDFLLHKFHGGGEDEKAQAAELLLLCIRAEGSCRNYMAIRICNSSVVQLLHSEVISARSSAVRLLVELLCLKRREIVELFLRGLRTELTMETMNLLLEHLRRSPNEEQALGAVLLLHFDHALVEPHRDSVYREEAAKIITHSLRCSLSEENVVANIRKALLLLGGHFSFSGDLLAEDRMLKQAGFVDGSRVTRADSDAAVQDKGRDEDEVWLRDVTAALLGSGRRPFLEALSMCMSSPNHDLAAVCLTTAAWLSRSLASIDAADVQLAAFSALIPRLKQRLAGDRSQAQHRVLASVTLYNFSKIPDCRALLMLLADGLRDHLVELAELTWTAGQLITELQE, from the exons atggcgccgccgccgtcgtcattgCTTCGCGACCTCCTCGCCGCTGATGGCTTCAGAAACCGTCGCAAGCCGCCTGACAGTAACCCTCCGGCCGCCCCAAGGACCACGAGCATGCCCCTCCAGCACCGGCGGCCGAGTAGGCCAGCACGGTCGCAGTCCGACGTCCTCACCCGCAGCCGCctcagagaaacaaacaacgtCGGTACTAGCGATGGCGACGGagtcgacgccggcgaggagcagcGGACCGCCACACGGAGGTCATCGGCGTCGCTGATGAGCGCGAGGAGCTACAACAACAAcaaggacagcggcggcggcgccatgaggGGCGGCTCAGCTGCCGCGGTACCGGCTCTCGACGAGTCCGTGCTCACCGCGTTGATCTCCCTGGTCGCGGGAGCCGTGAAGCGGTTCGTCAGGGACGAGGGCTTCCGCGCGTCGCTCCGCGGCGGGTGCATGTCGTGCCTCGGCGGCGAGTCCAACCACCGGGCGGTCCTGGACCTCCGCGTGATCGTGCACACCGTCGAGAGGGCCGCGAGCGAGGGGCTCGACGACCCGCGCGACCTGAAGCGCGCGTCGCTCAGGCTGCACGCCATGGCGTCCCTCGACGCGAAGGAAGCGGACGCGGTGAGCGCGGCCGGCGTGCCCTACCAGCGCCTCGCCGCGTGCGCGCACCTGTACATGTCCGTCATCTCCAAGCTCCAGGAGAAGGACCACTCCTCCGCGGTGCACGTGCTGGAGGCCTTCTGCTTGGCGCCGCACGAGGCCCGCACATCCCTGCTTCCCGCGCTCTGGGACAGGCTCTTCCGCTCGGGCCTCTCGCACCTCAAAGCGTGGCGTGACCGCGAGTCGGCGACCGCGGCGAGCTCGGATACGAGGGTGAAGGACGTGGAGAAGATGTTCGTAGAGGCAGTGGACGATGGCACACGCGCGCTCGCATGCTACTACAGAGATTGGCTTCTGGGGCGCAGCCAAGCCATGTCTCTCCCGGTTGTTCCTGCTCCTCCCAGCACCGTTCTTGCCAGCGCGCTGAGGTTCTCGACGTCGACGTCCTATGACATTGGCTCGGATGTCGCTTGTAGCTCCGGGAGTTACAGTCCAGCTGTAAAGTTTGCGCTCGACGAGACTCCATCACAATATGATCGAGAGatcgaagaggaagaagaagcagaggTGGACGAGAAGACAGCAGATGCAGAAAGCGTGTTCCATGAGTGCGATGGCACTGAACCGAAGAGCTACACTCACTCACTTCAGACAGAAGAAAACGAGCTAATGCCTGACAAGCTAGCCAACGAGGCATCTGAACGAAAg AGTGAAGATGAACGGAGCAGACAACCAGATGAGTCAACGAGTTATGTGCCAATTTCTGATATCACGGCTATTGACCTTCCTACACTCGAGTTCTG TGAAGGGCCTGATCTCCAGAGTGACACAGATGGCAGTCAAATATCCATTTTTGCCACCATTCCTAGTGATTTCCTCTGTCCACTGACGAGGCAGATCTTCAACCGTCCGGTGACAATCGAGACAGGTCAGACGTTCGAGCGGCATGCTATAGTTCAGTGGTTCGATAAAGGCATCAGAATGTGCCCAATTACAGGTCAAGAACTTGAAAGCCTGTCGATTCCAGACATAAACCGTGTGTTAAAACGCTTGATCGATAACTGGAAGTCCGAACACTGCAaaactctgaactctgaaagTACATGTCCTGAAAAGGAGTTAACTGCAACATTCGTAGAGAATGTCCTTTCTTCTGAATGCGAGACGTCTGAAAAACTTGAGAAGGCAAGGCGTCTTATGGCAATCGGTGGCATAGACTTTCTTCTGCATAAATTtcatggaggaggagaagatgagAAGGCACAAGCAGCTGAGCTCCTTTTGCTCTGCATCAGGGCAGAAGGAAGCTGCAGAAACTACATGGCCATAAGGATTTGTAACTCAAGTGTTGTTCAGCTTCTCCACAGTGAGGTGATTTCAGCAAGGAGTTCTGCAGTTCGTCTGCTTGTTGAACTGCTCTGCCTGAAAAG AAGGGAAATAGTTGAATTGTTCCTACGTGGATTGCGCACAGAGTTGACAATGGAGACTATGAATCTACTACTCGAGCATCTCCGACGCTCGCCAAACGAAGAACAAGCTCTGGGTGCTGTTCTACTCCTGCATTTTGATCATGCATTG GTGGAGCCACACAGAGATAGCGTATACAGAGAAGAGGCTGCCAAGATCATCACACATTCTCTGAGATGCTCCCTGTCTGAAGAAAATGTCGTTGCCAACATCAGGAAagcactgctgctgctgggagGGCATTTCTCCTTCTCGGGCGACCTCCTTGCAGAGGACCGGATGCTGAAACAAGCCGGCTTCGTCGACGGCTCACGTGTCACGCGTGCCGATTCTGACGCTGCCGTACAG GACAAGGGAAGAGACGAAGACGAGGTGTGGCTGAGGGATGTGACCGCGGCGCTACTCGGCAGCGGGAGGAGGCCGTTCCTGGAGGCGCTGTCCATGTGCATGAGCTCTCCCAACCACGACCTGGCGGCCGTGTGCCTGACGACGGCTGCGTGGCTGAGCCGGTCGCTCGCGTcgatcgacgccgccgacgtGCAGCTCGCCGCGTTCTCGGCCCTCATCCCGCGGCTGAAGCagcgcctcgccggcgaccgGTCGCAGGCTCAGCATCGGGTCCTCGCGTCCGTGACACTGTACAACTTCAGCAAGATCCCAG ACTGCAGGGCCTTGCTGATGCTGCTGGCTGACGGCCTTCGCGATCACCTGGTCGAGCTCGCGGAGCTGACATGGACGGCCGGTCAACTGATCACCGAGCTCCAAGAGTGA